A region from the Variovorax sp. RKNM96 genome encodes:
- a CDS encoding cupredoxin family protein codes for MNKTFKSIALCIALAAAATASQAHENHTPKPKGAATLAPEQKPWGIEGKAGDVRRTIDIAMADDMTFTPSVIEVREGDTIRLRLKNKGKELHELVLGTESEIANHAAMMKKFPDMEHDDPWMVHVPAGKTGEMVWTFNRAGDFDFACLVKDHFELGMAGRIRVLAAAPRKS; via the coding sequence ATGAACAAGACCTTCAAGTCCATCGCCCTCTGCATCGCGCTCGCCGCCGCTGCGACCGCATCGCAGGCCCATGAAAACCACACGCCGAAACCGAAGGGCGCGGCCACGCTCGCCCCCGAGCAAAAGCCCTGGGGCATCGAAGGCAAGGCCGGCGATGTGCGCCGCACCATCGACATCGCGATGGCCGACGACATGACCTTCACGCCTTCGGTCATCGAAGTGCGCGAGGGCGACACCATCCGCCTGCGCCTGAAGAACAAGGGGAAGGAGTTGCACGAGCTCGTGCTCGGCACCGAGTCGGAGATCGCGAACCACGCGGCCATGATGAAGAAATTCCCGGACATGGAACACGACGATCCATGGATGGTGCATGTGCCCGCCGGCAAGACCGGCGAGATGGTCTGGACCTTCAACCGCGCCGGCGACTTCGACTTCGCGTGCCTCGTGAAAGACCACTTCGAACTCGGCATGGCCGGCCGCATCCGCGTGCTGGCGGCCGCGCCCAGGAAATCCTGA
- a CDS encoding DUF411 domain-containing protein, producing the protein MQRRILLKRAAPLLALASTLPLTAFAAAPMVEIWKDPNCGCCQDWVKHLNKNGFATKVHDEGNTAARTRLGVPAKLGSCHTGLIGGYALEGHVPAREVQRLLKEKPKAVGLAVPGMPVGSPGMDGPAYGDQRDPYDVLLVLADGSTRVYQSYR; encoded by the coding sequence ATGCAACGACGAATCCTCTTGAAGCGTGCAGCCCCGCTGCTGGCGCTCGCATCCACCCTGCCGCTCACCGCTTTCGCTGCCGCGCCGATGGTCGAGATCTGGAAAGACCCGAACTGCGGCTGCTGCCAGGACTGGGTGAAGCATCTCAACAAGAACGGCTTTGCGACGAAGGTGCACGACGAAGGCAACACGGCCGCGCGCACCCGCCTCGGCGTGCCCGCCAAGCTGGGCTCATGCCACACCGGGCTGATCGGCGGCTATGCGCTCGAAGGCCATGTGCCCGCGCGCGAAGTGCAGCGCCTGCTGAAGGAAAAACCCAAGGCCGTCGGCCTCGCCGTGCCCGGCATGCCGGTGGGCTCGCCGGGCATGGACGGTCCGGCCTACGGCGACCAGCGCGATCCGTACGACGTGCTGCTCGTGCTGGCCGATGGCAGCACGCGCGTGTATCAAAGCTATCGCTGA
- the pabB gene encoding aminodeoxychorismate synthase component I, with the protein MQTLIDFAEPRGDGATRLRVAFGAPSRVLVARTAEEVKPVLEAVEALSREGRWCVGYLRYEAAAAFDPAFAVHAGDGPLAWFGVHDAAVPWPDEAPGPVPAVDWQAGLSRAGFDRNMQAIHRAIANGELYQLNYTAPLRAEFQGDARDWFMALRHAQPNGYAAFIDTGDKQVLSVSPELFFDWQGDRILARPMKGTAPRGATPVEDEAMAQRLRTVPKERAENVMIVDLIRNDLSRIAQPFAVRVPRLFHTEALPTVWQMTSDVEAKVRDGVSLVDVFSALFPCGSITGAPKVSAMRMIRDLEPEARGVYCGAVGVVRPGGHATFNVPIRTVTLRGTEARCGIGSGITADAQADAEWDEWRHKRAFLGRGRAAVSSSAMTSFELLETLALVDGALRDAPAHLARMGNAAAHFGYLWNEAAVVACLHRQIDEHPAGTWRIRLLLDAQGLPRAEAFAMDAPPSRVQLQLASCAFDEADSEFSRFKTTRRAHYEAFAPTAPDVFDTLLWNRHGEITECMRGNIALLLDGRWVTPPLRCGLLSGIGRARRLHDGQLAEAVVRVEDLPRVQALAFLNSLRGWLDADLCKPQK; encoded by the coding sequence TTGCAAACGCTGATCGATTTCGCCGAGCCGCGCGGCGATGGCGCGACGCGGCTGCGCGTGGCTTTCGGCGCGCCTTCGCGTGTGCTCGTTGCGCGCACCGCTGAAGAAGTCAAGCCGGTGCTGGAGGCCGTCGAGGCGTTGTCGCGCGAGGGGCGCTGGTGCGTGGGCTATCTGCGCTACGAGGCGGCCGCGGCTTTCGACCCGGCCTTTGCGGTGCATGCGGGCGACGGGCCGCTGGCGTGGTTCGGCGTGCATGACGCGGCTGTGCCGTGGCCCGATGAAGCGCCCGGCCCTGTGCCCGCTGTCGATTGGCAAGCCGGCCTTTCACGCGCCGGCTTCGACCGGAACATGCAGGCCATCCATCGCGCAATCGCGAACGGCGAGCTCTACCAACTCAACTACACAGCGCCGCTGCGGGCCGAATTCCAAGGCGATGCACGCGACTGGTTCATGGCCCTGCGCCACGCGCAGCCCAACGGCTACGCCGCCTTCATCGACACCGGCGACAAGCAGGTGCTGTCGGTCTCGCCCGAGCTGTTCTTCGACTGGCAAGGCGACCGGATCCTCGCGCGCCCCATGAAGGGCACCGCCCCGCGCGGCGCGACGCCCGTCGAAGACGAGGCGATGGCGCAGCGGTTGCGCACCGTGCCCAAGGAGCGCGCCGAGAACGTGATGATCGTGGACCTGATCCGCAACGACCTCTCGCGTATCGCGCAGCCCTTCGCGGTGCGCGTGCCGCGGCTCTTTCACACCGAGGCGCTGCCCACCGTGTGGCAGATGACCTCCGATGTCGAGGCGAAGGTGCGCGATGGCGTTTCGCTGGTGGATGTGTTCTCGGCATTGTTCCCGTGCGGCTCGATCACGGGCGCGCCCAAGGTCAGCGCGATGCGCATGATCCGCGACCTGGAGCCCGAGGCGCGCGGCGTGTACTGCGGCGCTGTCGGCGTGGTGCGGCCCGGCGGACATGCGACCTTCAACGTGCCGATCCGTACCGTGACGCTGCGCGGCACCGAGGCGCGCTGCGGCATCGGCAGCGGCATCACGGCCGATGCGCAGGCCGATGCGGAATGGGATGAGTGGCGGCACAAGCGGGCTTTTCTGGGGCGGGGTCGTGCGGCTGTATCGTCTTCGGCCATGACGTCTTTCGAACTGCTTGAAACCCTCGCGCTGGTCGATGGCGCGCTGCGCGATGCGCCGGCACATCTGGCGCGTATGGGGAACGCGGCTGCGCACTTCGGCTATCTGTGGAACGAGGCGGCCGTGGTGGCATGCCTCCATCGGCAGATCGACGAGCATCCAGCGGGTACGTGGCGCATTCGCCTCCTGCTCGATGCGCAAGGGCTGCCCCGAGCAGAAGCCTTCGCGATGGACGCCCCGCCGTCACGCGTCCAACTGCAATTGGCCTCCTGCGCATTCGACGAGGCCGACAGCGAGTTCTCCCGCTTCAAGACCACGCGCCGCGCGCACTACGAGGCCTTCGCGCCCACCGCGCCGGACGTGTTCGACACGCTGTTGTGGAACCGCCACGGCGAGATCACCGAATGCATGCGCGGCAACATCGCCCTGCTGCTGGACGGCCGCTGGGTCACGCCGCCGCTGCGCTGCGGGCTGCTGAGCGGGATCGGCCGCGCCAGGCGCCTGCATGACGGCCAGCTTGCCGAAGCCGTCGTGCGGGTGGAGGATCTGCCCCGGGTGCAGGCGCTGGCCTTCCTCAACAGCTTGCGTGGCTGGCTCGATGCGGACCTCTGCAAGCCGCAAAAATAG
- a CDS encoding P1 family peptidase, giving the protein MSATTSTSSPTHSAGAITDVAGIEVGHFSDTRRPTGCTVVMAREGAVAGVDVRGAAPGTRETDLLSPGNLVQQVHAVMLAGGSAWGLSAAEGAMRWLEERNIGMDVRFGTLPIVPAAVLFDLPMGDARIRPDAAAGYAACDAASNAAPAEGNVGAGSGALVGKLFGVHRAMKGGIGTASVTVGGVTVGALIAVNSLGDVLDHNTAQPVAGARTEDGTALLDTRRALLRGDLPKPLLAGTNTTLGVVATDAVLTKVQANRLANVAHDGLSRAINPVHTMSDGDTLFALATCRVPLEGNAPGMTVLGTMAAEAVAIATLRAVRAAQSVTVGDLHIPSASDLAAPRA; this is encoded by the coding sequence ATGTCAGCCACGACTTCCACTTCCTCCCCCACACACTCCGCCGGTGCCATCACCGACGTCGCCGGCATCGAAGTCGGCCATTTCTCCGACACCCGCCGCCCCACGGGCTGCACCGTCGTCATGGCGCGCGAAGGCGCCGTGGCCGGTGTCGACGTGCGCGGCGCCGCACCCGGCACGCGCGAGACCGACCTGCTCTCGCCCGGCAACCTGGTGCAGCAGGTGCATGCGGTGATGCTCGCGGGCGGCAGCGCCTGGGGCCTTTCGGCGGCCGAGGGCGCGATGCGGTGGCTCGAGGAGCGCAACATCGGCATGGACGTGCGCTTCGGCACCCTGCCCATCGTGCCCGCCGCGGTGCTGTTCGACCTGCCGATGGGCGATGCGCGCATCCGCCCCGATGCCGCGGCCGGCTATGCAGCCTGCGATGCCGCATCGAACGCCGCACCCGCCGAAGGCAACGTGGGCGCCGGCAGCGGCGCGCTGGTGGGCAAGCTCTTCGGCGTGCACCGCGCAATGAAGGGCGGCATCGGCACCGCGTCGGTCACCGTCGGCGGCGTGACCGTCGGCGCGCTGATCGCGGTCAATTCGCTGGGCGACGTGCTCGACCACAACACCGCGCAGCCCGTGGCCGGTGCGCGCACCGAAGATGGCACCGCCTTGCTCGACACCCGCCGCGCCCTGCTGCGCGGCGACCTGCCCAAGCCGCTGCTCGCGGGCACCAACACCACGCTGGGCGTGGTCGCGACCGACGCGGTGCTGACCAAGGTGCAGGCCAACCGCCTCGCGAACGTGGCGCACGACGGCCTCTCGCGCGCCATCAACCCAGTGCACACGATGAGCGACGGCGACACGCTGTTCGCGCTGGCCACCTGCCGCGTGCCCCTCGAAGGCAACGCCCCGGGCATGACAGTCCTCGGCACCATGGCCGCGGAGGCGGTGGCCATTGCCACGCTGCGCGCCGTGCGTGCTGCGCAATCGGTGACGGTGGGCGACCTGCACATTCCCTCGGCCAGCGACCTCGCCGCGCCTCGCGCCTGA
- a CDS encoding copper-binding protein yields the protein MKKLLTALSAALLAAAAFAQAALPAVEGEVRKIDTDAKKITLKHGDIPNLEMTGMTMVFRVKDPELLGKVKPGDKVRFTADKVDGALTVLSIEPEPAS from the coding sequence ATGAAGAAACTCCTCACCGCCCTCTCCGCCGCCCTTCTCGCCGCGGCGGCCTTCGCGCAGGCCGCGCTGCCCGCCGTCGAAGGCGAGGTGCGCAAGATCGACACCGATGCGAAGAAGATCACCCTCAAGCACGGCGACATCCCGAACCTCGAGATGACCGGCATGACGATGGTCTTCCGCGTGAAAGATCCCGAGCTGCTCGGCAAGGTGAAGCCCGGCGACAAGGTGCGCTTCACGGCAGACAAGGTCGACGGCGCGCTCACGGTGCTGTCGATCGAGCCGGAGCCCGCTAGCTGA
- a CDS encoding FAD-dependent oxidoreductase: MTVARSSFAPEGDARRHVVVIGAGAVGCATAIEALRAGLRVTLLEPETPGGPQATSYGNAGWLSSHSVVPPSLPGAWRKVPGWLADPLGPLAVRWRYLPRALPWLLRYLASGWTEARVQRTADALRTLLADAPALHARLAAEAGVPQLIEQRGLLHAYRSRAEFEDDALGWRVRGRVGVRWEEWSADELRRREPDLDARYTLGIFVPEAGHCRDPGAYVAALAQYAVATGAERIFGRATGFRIEGGRLRAVRTNYGDIACDAAAICAGAYSGPLAAAAGSPVPLDTERGYHVVIEGAAVGPRTPVMVADGKLIAHWMDGGLRAAGQVEIGGLDAEPDWRRAEILHRHLQSMFPALAETGGTKTFKHWLGRRPSMPDGLPCIGPSATSADIVLAFGHGHVGLCGSARTGRLAAQLLAGVEPETPLAPFDPGRFS; the protein is encoded by the coding sequence ATGACAGTTGCAAGAAGTAGTTTCGCCCCCGAAGGCGATGCGCGGCGCCATGTGGTGGTGATCGGCGCAGGTGCGGTGGGTTGCGCCACCGCCATCGAGGCATTGCGCGCAGGCCTGCGCGTGACCCTTCTGGAGCCCGAGACGCCGGGCGGCCCTCAGGCGACGAGCTACGGCAACGCCGGCTGGCTTTCGTCGCACTCCGTGGTGCCACCCTCGCTTCCCGGCGCCTGGCGCAAGGTGCCGGGCTGGCTGGCCGATCCGCTCGGGCCGCTCGCGGTGCGCTGGCGCTACCTGCCGCGTGCGCTGCCGTGGCTGCTGCGCTACCTGGCCTCGGGCTGGACCGAGGCGCGCGTGCAGCGCACCGCCGATGCATTGCGCACCCTGCTGGCGGACGCGCCCGCGCTGCATGCGCGGCTCGCGGCCGAGGCGGGCGTGCCGCAGCTCATCGAGCAGCGCGGGCTGCTGCATGCCTACCGCTCGCGCGCCGAGTTCGAAGACGACGCGCTGGGCTGGCGCGTGCGGGGACGCGTGGGCGTTCGATGGGAAGAGTGGTCGGCCGACGAACTGCGCCGCCGCGAACCCGACCTCGATGCGCGCTACACACTCGGCATCTTCGTGCCCGAGGCCGGCCACTGCCGCGACCCGGGCGCCTACGTGGCCGCGCTGGCGCAGTATGCGGTGGCGACCGGGGCCGAGCGGATCTTCGGGCGCGCCACGGGCTTTCGCATCGAAGGCGGCCGGTTGCGCGCGGTGCGCACGAACTACGGCGACATCGCCTGCGATGCCGCGGCCATCTGCGCCGGTGCGTATTCCGGCCCGCTGGCCGCGGCCGCGGGTTCCCCGGTGCCGCTGGACACCGAGCGCGGCTACCACGTGGTGATCGAAGGCGCGGCCGTCGGTCCGCGCACGCCGGTGATGGTGGCCGACGGCAAGCTCATCGCGCACTGGATGGACGGGGGCCTGCGCGCAGCGGGCCAAGTCGAGATCGGCGGACTGGACGCAGAGCCCGACTGGCGCCGCGCGGAGATCCTGCATCGCCATCTGCAATCGATGTTTCCCGCGCTTGCGGAAACGGGCGGCACCAAGACCTTCAAGCACTGGCTCGGCCGCCGCCCGAGCATGCCCGATGGGTTGCCCTGTATCGGGCCATCGGCCACGAGCGCGGACATCGTGCTCGCGTTCGGCCATGGGCATGTGGGGCTGTGCGGCTCGGCGCGCACGGGGCGGCTGGCGGCGCAGTTGCTCGCGGGCGTCGAGCCCGAGACGCCGCTGGCGCCGTTCGACCCGGGGCGATTCAGCTAG
- a CDS encoding MerR family transcriptional regulator, protein METSLTIAEVAERTGLTAYTLRYYERIGLIAAVPRAPGGQRRYASADMDLLDFLLRLRETGMSIQGMQAFVRLRNQGDASVGERREMLEEHLAEVQARVAALHQSMQALSLKIDHYRAVEKTTKRPPSSGTAPKGKTSNDEHTEPGPQRQPALHAWPGQAPRDRR, encoded by the coding sequence ATGGAAACCAGTCTGACCATTGCGGAAGTCGCAGAGCGAACCGGCCTCACGGCCTACACGCTGCGCTACTACGAACGCATCGGGCTGATTGCCGCGGTGCCGCGCGCACCGGGCGGTCAGCGGCGCTATGCGAGCGCCGACATGGACTTGCTGGATTTCCTGTTGCGCCTGCGCGAGACCGGCATGTCCATCCAGGGCATGCAGGCCTTCGTCAGGCTTCGAAACCAGGGGGACGCCAGCGTCGGCGAACGGCGCGAGATGCTCGAGGAGCACCTTGCCGAAGTTCAGGCCCGGGTGGCGGCGCTGCATCAATCCATGCAGGCGCTGTCGCTCAAGATCGACCACTACCGCGCGGTCGAGAAGACGACGAAGCGTCCTCCTTCATCGGGCACTGCCCCGAAAGGAAAGACCAGCAATGACGAACACACAGAACCAGGGCCACAACGACAACCTGCGCTACACGCGTGGCCTGGCCAAGCTCCACGAGATCGACGGTGA
- a CDS encoding TAXI family TRAP transporter solute-binding subunit, with translation MAFPRTLKLILLSIRDLIASAGPIIFLVIGLLIAAYWYLQPQPPKHVTLATGPTGSAYAEFGKRYATALKANGITVELKPTSGSSENLELLRKGGADVGFVRGGSADPVADEEAGLSSLGSLFFEPIWLFYRADSALKVDKKTGTLTSLTQLRGLRVNVDMPGSGLPEIMERLFKANRLGPDDVLLSNLEQAAAAEALQAGLLDAIVLSSAPQSPQVQRLLRAGDIKLMDFGQADAYSRRFPFLSAVTLPRGVVDLSKDLPPSDVSLLAATTSLLSREETHPALRQLFAQSAQTVHSGAGWFNRARDFPNTRTSELPVSPEGDRAINGTPPFWQRYLPFWASNLVERMWLVLGGLLVLMLPLSRVIPPLYQFRVRRRVFRWYARLRDIEGKVDARTGDRDTLLKELDDLDRVVNKVAVPLSYADELYALRNNIYAVRKRVLAGTAKGEAAATQAPVTPKPAESA, from the coding sequence ATGGCGTTCCCCCGAACCCTGAAGCTGATCCTGCTGTCGATCCGCGACCTGATCGCCTCGGCCGGGCCCATCATCTTTCTCGTGATCGGCCTGCTGATCGCCGCCTACTGGTACCTGCAGCCGCAGCCGCCCAAGCATGTGACGCTGGCCACCGGTCCCACGGGCAGCGCCTATGCGGAGTTCGGCAAGCGCTATGCGACAGCACTCAAGGCCAACGGCATCACCGTCGAATTGAAGCCCACCTCGGGCTCCTCGGAGAACCTGGAGCTGCTGCGAAAGGGCGGCGCCGACGTGGGCTTCGTGCGCGGCGGGAGCGCCGACCCGGTGGCCGATGAAGAGGCGGGGCTCAGTTCGCTCGGCAGCCTGTTCTTCGAGCCGATCTGGCTTTTCTATCGCGCCGACAGCGCGCTGAAGGTCGACAAGAAGACCGGCACGCTGACCTCGCTCACGCAACTGCGCGGCCTGCGCGTGAACGTCGACATGCCCGGCAGCGGGCTGCCCGAGATCATGGAGCGGCTCTTCAAGGCCAACCGCCTGGGGCCCGACGACGTGCTGCTGTCGAACCTAGAACAGGCCGCCGCCGCCGAGGCGCTGCAGGCCGGGCTGCTCGATGCGATCGTGCTGTCTTCCGCGCCGCAGTCGCCGCAGGTGCAGCGGCTGCTGCGCGCGGGCGACATCAAGCTCATGGACTTCGGCCAGGCCGATGCGTACTCGCGGCGCTTTCCGTTCCTCTCGGCGGTGACGCTGCCGCGCGGCGTGGTCGATCTGTCGAAAGACCTGCCGCCATCGGACGTGTCGCTGCTCGCGGCCACCACCTCGCTGCTCTCGCGCGAAGAAACCCACCCTGCCCTGCGCCAGCTGTTCGCGCAATCGGCGCAGACGGTGCACAGCGGTGCGGGCTGGTTCAACCGGGCGCGCGATTTTCCGAACACGCGCACCAGCGAACTGCCGGTGAGCCCCGAGGGCGACCGCGCGATCAACGGCACGCCGCCGTTCTGGCAGCGCTACCTGCCCTTCTGGGCCAGCAACCTCGTCGAGCGCATGTGGCTCGTGCTGGGCGGCCTGCTGGTGCTGATGCTGCCGCTCAGCCGCGTGATTCCGCCGCTCTACCAGTTCCGCGTGCGGCGGCGCGTGTTCCGCTGGTATGCGCGGCTGCGCGACATCGAGGGCAAGGTCGATGCCAGGACAGGCGATCGCGACACGCTGCTGAAGGAACTCGACGACCTCGATCGCGTGGTCAACAAGGTGGCCGTGCCGCTGTCGTACGCGGACGAGCTCTATGCGCTGCGCAACAACATCTACGCAGTGCGCAAGCGCGTGCTGGCCGGAACGGCGAAGGGCGAAGCGGCAGCGACGCAAGCGCCTGTGACGCCGAAGCCCGCGGAATCCGCCTGA
- a CDS encoding carboxymuconolactone decarboxylase family protein produces the protein MTNTQNQGHNDNLRYTRGLAKLHEIDGEGGVKVVESLSDIAPDFGRLVIEFPFGDIYSRPGLDLRAREIATVAALTAMGNAAPQLKVHIQAALNVGVTRSEVVEVIMQMAVYAGFPAALNGLFAAREVFAADDEKSARPLAEPRALAETA, from the coding sequence ATGACGAACACACAGAACCAGGGCCACAACGACAACCTGCGCTACACGCGTGGCCTGGCCAAGCTCCACGAGATCGACGGTGAAGGCGGCGTCAAGGTGGTCGAAAGCCTGTCCGACATCGCGCCAGACTTTGGCCGCCTGGTGATCGAATTTCCGTTCGGCGACATCTACTCGCGCCCCGGCCTCGACCTGCGCGCCCGCGAGATCGCGACGGTGGCCGCGCTCACGGCCATGGGCAATGCCGCGCCGCAGTTGAAGGTGCACATCCAGGCTGCGCTGAACGTCGGCGTGACGCGCTCCGAGGTGGTCGAGGTCATCATGCAGATGGCGGTGTACGCAGGCTTCCCGGCGGCACTGAACGGCCTCTTTGCCGCCCGCGAGGTGTTTGCGGCGGACGATGAAAAAAGCGCGCGGCCCCTTGCGGAACCGCGCGCTCTTGCCGAAACGGCCTGA
- a CDS encoding copper oxidase — MNRRNFFAGAATAVAATTASRVSMAALPEPVMQSSTATAPPLAPPNGRPYNPVVTLNGWTLPWRMNAGVKEFHLVAEPVVREMAPGFKVNMWGYNGQSPGPTIEVVEGDRVRIYVTNKLPEHTTVHWHGQRLPNGMDGVGGITQPHIPPGKTFVYEFTARRPGTFMYHPHADEMVQMAMGMMGFWITHPKESHPLIEPVQRDFCFLLGSFDVEPGSATPKVNTMTDFNIWSFNSRVFPGIDTLNVRKGDRVRIRVGNLTMTNHPIHIHGHEFEVTGTDGGPVPRTARWPEVSVDVAVGQMRQMEFIADEEGDWSLHCHKAHHTMGPMGHEVPTMIGVDQKGVVDKIRKLVPDYMVMGDKGMADMGEMEMPIPDNTMPMMTGAGPFGSAEMGGMFTLLKVRRDQKPGDYKDPGWFKHPAGTVAREVPGASVPPAPRNAPSPGNSSNTDATVRKPSGAHNH, encoded by the coding sequence ATGAACCGCCGCAATTTCTTCGCAGGTGCTGCCACCGCGGTCGCCGCGACCACGGCCAGCCGCGTCTCGATGGCCGCGCTGCCCGAACCGGTGATGCAAAGCTCCACTGCCACCGCGCCACCGCTCGCCCCGCCGAACGGCCGCCCCTACAACCCCGTCGTCACCCTCAACGGCTGGACGCTCCCCTGGCGCATGAACGCCGGCGTCAAGGAATTCCACCTCGTCGCCGAACCCGTCGTGCGCGAGATGGCGCCCGGCTTCAAGGTCAACATGTGGGGCTACAACGGCCAGTCGCCGGGCCCGACCATCGAGGTGGTCGAGGGCGACCGCGTGCGCATCTACGTGACCAACAAGTTGCCGGAGCACACGACGGTGCACTGGCACGGCCAGCGCCTGCCCAACGGCATGGACGGCGTGGGCGGCATCACGCAGCCCCACATTCCGCCGGGCAAGACCTTCGTCTACGAGTTCACCGCGCGCCGCCCCGGCACCTTCATGTACCACCCGCATGCCGACGAGATGGTGCAGATGGCGATGGGGATGATGGGCTTCTGGATCACGCATCCGAAGGAGAGCCATCCTCTCATCGAACCCGTGCAGCGCGATTTCTGCTTCCTGCTCGGCAGCTTCGACGTGGAGCCCGGGAGCGCCACGCCCAAGGTCAACACCATGACCGACTTCAACATCTGGAGCTTCAACAGCCGCGTGTTCCCCGGCATCGACACGCTCAACGTGCGCAAGGGCGACCGGGTGCGCATCCGCGTGGGCAACCTCACGATGACCAACCACCCGATCCATATCCACGGCCACGAGTTCGAGGTGACCGGCACCGACGGCGGCCCCGTGCCGCGCACCGCACGCTGGCCCGAGGTGTCGGTGGACGTGGCGGTGGGCCAGATGCGGCAGATGGAATTCATCGCCGACGAGGAAGGCGACTGGTCGCTGCACTGCCACAAGGCGCACCACACCATGGGACCGATGGGCCACGAGGTGCCGACCATGATCGGCGTCGATCAGAAGGGCGTGGTCGACAAGATCAGAAAGCTCGTGCCTGACTACATGGTGATGGGCGACAAGGGCATGGCCGACATGGGCGAGATGGAGATGCCCATCCCCGACAACACGATGCCCATGATGACCGGCGCCGGCCCCTTCGGCTCGGCCGAGATGGGAGGCATGTTCACGCTGCTGAAGGTGCGCCGCGACCAGAAGCCCGGGGACTACAAGGACCCGGGCTGGTTCAAGCACCCGGCCGGCACCGTGGCGCGCGAAGTGCCCGGCGCCTCCGTGCCGCCGGCCCCGCGCAACGCGCCATCTCCTGGCAACAGCAGCAACACCGACGCCACCGTGCGCAAGCCTTCGGGCGCGCACAACCACTGA
- a CDS encoding TolC family protein → MNPFVRRQLAGPPHCRRSSGALFKRAAAFGGALVLAGCASLSPDGGTADVQALVGNNPLMAGTTAQRVPDEASQKSVDALLAKPLDAESAVRIALVNSPRVQDAFATLQISDADRVQAASLPNPVLSFSRLAQGREREFERMLSFNVIGLVTLPWQARWAGQRHEAAKLQAAQSVLLLAADTRRAWVRAVSAQQSVVYLRDAKDAAEAGAELAHRMAQVGNWSALQRTREQLLLADAAAQLARAEQTAVATREQLTRLLGLGGERIGYTLPDRLPPLPKSAPELGDVQALALRDRLDVRSAQAQNTAVADSLGLTRATSVINAMEIGAVRNTTFENDADRSRSTKRGFELDLPLPLFDWGQARTGRAEAQYMQSAARVRDVGVLAASEAREAWQGWNTSYALARRYRDEVLPLRKKVNEEMVLRYNGMLASVWELLGETRASMLVVNAGIEAQRDFWLADTDLQLALTGSSPGGMTALQTATAGDAPAAGGH, encoded by the coding sequence GTGAACCCCTTTGTCCGTCGGCAGCTTGCCGGCCCCCCTCACTGTCGAAGAAGTAGCGGCGCGCTGTTCAAGCGTGCCGCCGCATTCGGCGGCGCCCTGGTGCTGGCCGGCTGCGCCAGTCTTTCCCCCGACGGCGGCACTGCCGACGTGCAGGCACTGGTCGGCAACAACCCGCTGATGGCGGGCACCACCGCCCAGCGCGTGCCTGACGAGGCCTCGCAGAAGAGCGTCGATGCCTTGCTCGCCAAGCCGCTCGATGCCGAGTCCGCCGTGCGTATCGCGCTCGTCAACAGCCCGCGCGTGCAGGACGCCTTTGCCACGCTGCAGATCAGCGACGCCGACCGCGTGCAGGCCGCGAGCCTGCCAAACCCGGTGCTTTCGTTCAGCCGGCTCGCGCAAGGCCGCGAGCGCGAGTTCGAGCGGATGCTGAGCTTCAACGTGATCGGGCTCGTCACGCTGCCGTGGCAGGCCCGCTGGGCCGGCCAGCGGCACGAGGCGGCCAAGCTGCAGGCCGCGCAGAGCGTGCTGCTGCTGGCCGCCGACACGCGCCGCGCGTGGGTGCGCGCGGTGTCGGCGCAGCAGAGCGTGGTGTACCTGCGCGATGCGAAGGACGCGGCCGAGGCCGGCGCCGAGCTTGCACACCGCATGGCCCAGGTCGGCAACTGGAGCGCGTTGCAGCGCACGCGCGAACAGCTCCTGCTGGCCGATGCCGCAGCACAGCTCGCGCGCGCCGAGCAGACCGCCGTTGCCACGCGCGAGCAACTCACGCGGCTGCTCGGCCTGGGTGGCGAGCGCATCGGCTACACGCTGCCCGACCGCCTGCCTCCCTTGCCGAAGTCCGCGCCCGAACTCGGTGACGTGCAGGCGCTGGCGCTGCGCGACCGGCTCGACGTGCGTTCGGCGCAAGCGCAGAACACGGCGGTGGCCGATTCGCTCGGCCTCACACGCGCCACCAGCGTCATCAACGCCATGGAGATCGGTGCGGTGCGCAACACCACGTTCGAGAACGACGCCGACCGTTCGCGCTCGACGAAACGCGGCTTCGAACTCGACCTGCCGCTGCCGCTGTTCGACTGGGGCCAGGCCCGCACGGGCCGCGCCGAAGCGCAGTACATGCAATCGGCCGCACGCGTGCGCGACGTGGGCGTGCTCGCCGCGAGCGAGGCACGCGAGGCTTGGCAAGGCTGGAACACGTCGTATGCATTGGCGCGCCGCTACCGCGATGAAGTGCTGCCGCTGCGCAAGAAGGTCAACGAGGAAATGGTGCTGCGCTACAACGGCATGCTCGCGAGCGTGTGGGAGCTGCTCGGCGAAACCCGCGCGAGCATGCTCGTGGTGAACGCGGGCATCGAGGCGCAGCGCGATTTCTGGCTCGCCGACACCGACCTGCAACTCGCCCTCACGGGCAGTTCGCCCGGCGGCATGACGGCGCTGCAGACGGCCACGGCCGGCGATGCGCCTGCGGCGGGAGGACACTGA